From the genome of Candidatus Thermoplasmatota archaeon, one region includes:
- a CDS encoding phosphate ABC transporter substrate-binding protein PstS family protein translates to MNFRNLCILTALVLAAGALAGCVSNNGGAGGEKLQQAGSSTVFPIAAAWAEALAPGLQVTVAGGGSGAGASKLCAKEIDIGTMSRPFKDSEKATCASNGVTATEWPVAYDGLTVVVAKSNAFIDHLTVDELKHIWRANDPARTWADVRAGWPAERIVLYGPDSDSGTYEYFNEEILGKNCGADGKSICPPRSDYTASADDNRLVHGVVASPHAIGHFGFSYFHENQNDLKAVPIVPPGGSTPVAPTFETIADGSYKPLARPLFMVTNGVPASGTPLHEYLSYAFGDGQKLVRSVGYVELDAAKLAEMKGRLG, encoded by the coding sequence ATGAACTTCCGGAACCTCTGCATCCTCACCGCCCTCGTCCTCGCCGCGGGCGCCCTCGCGGGCTGCGTCTCGAACAACGGCGGCGCGGGCGGCGAGAAGCTCCAGCAGGCAGGCTCGTCCACCGTCTTCCCGATCGCGGCCGCCTGGGCCGAGGCTCTCGCGCCCGGCCTCCAGGTCACGGTCGCGGGCGGCGGATCCGGCGCGGGCGCCTCGAAGCTCTGCGCGAAGGAGATCGACATCGGCACGATGAGCCGGCCCTTCAAGGACTCCGAGAAGGCGACGTGCGCGTCGAACGGCGTCACGGCCACCGAGTGGCCCGTCGCCTACGACGGCCTCACGGTCGTCGTCGCGAAGTCCAACGCCTTCATCGACCACCTCACCGTCGACGAGCTCAAGCACATCTGGCGCGCGAACGACCCGGCCCGGACCTGGGCCGACGTGCGCGCCGGGTGGCCCGCGGAGAGGATCGTCCTCTACGGTCCGGACTCGGACTCCGGCACCTACGAATACTTCAACGAGGAGATCCTCGGAAAGAACTGCGGGGCCGACGGCAAGAGCATCTGCCCGCCGCGCTCCGACTACACCGCGAGCGCGGACGACAACCGGCTCGTGCACGGCGTCGTGGCGAGCCCGCACGCGATCGGCCACTTCGGCTTCTCCTACTTCCACGAGAACCAGAACGACCTCAAGGCGGTCCCGATCGTCCCCCCCGGCGGATCGACGCCCGTCGCGCCGACGTTCGAGACCATCGCGGACGGTTCGTACAAGCCGCTCGCGCGCCCGCTCTTCATGGTCACGAACGGGGTTCCGGCCTCCGGCACCCCGCTCCACGAATACCTCTCGTACGCCTTCGGCGACGGGCAGAAGCTCGTCCGCAGCGTCGGCTACGTCGAGCTGGACGCGGCGAAGCTCGCCGAGATGAAGGGACGGCTCGGCTGA
- the pstC gene encoding phosphate ABC transporter permease subunit PstC encodes MPRSLAATALPWARVPRPVERGVEGLLFLSAFTAVFLTAGILYVLLSNSFTFFSFPEVSIVEFLTGTVWNPDIGDTSFGVLPLVNGTLIVTFGSSLIAVPLGIATAIYLSEFANPRVRAVLKPAIELLAGIPSIVFGIFALIVISPILQETFGANVFNAANAIIVLSFMILPIITTLAEDALRAVPQELRAGALALGATKWEVTKQVVVPAALSGIVAGILLGFSRAIGETMAVTLAAGARPRMGLDLFEPIQTMTAFIAQRAQGDLVQAGPPFYTLFAVGLLLFVMTFTVNLVAARVLKRFREVY; translated from the coding sequence ATGCCGCGCTCGCTCGCGGCGACGGCCCTGCCCTGGGCCCGGGTTCCGCGCCCGGTCGAGCGGGGCGTCGAGGGGCTCCTCTTCCTCTCCGCGTTCACGGCGGTGTTCCTCACCGCCGGCATCCTCTACGTGCTCCTCTCCAACTCCTTCACGTTCTTCTCGTTCCCCGAAGTCTCCATCGTCGAGTTCCTCACGGGAACGGTGTGGAATCCAGACATCGGCGACACGAGCTTCGGGGTGCTGCCGCTCGTGAACGGCACGCTCATCGTCACTTTCGGATCCTCGCTCATCGCCGTGCCCCTCGGCATCGCGACCGCCATCTACCTGAGCGAATTCGCGAACCCGCGCGTGCGCGCCGTGCTGAAGCCCGCAATCGAGCTCCTCGCCGGCATCCCGTCGATCGTGTTCGGGATCTTCGCGCTCATCGTCATCAGCCCGATCCTCCAGGAGACGTTCGGCGCGAACGTCTTCAACGCGGCGAACGCCATCATCGTCCTCTCGTTCATGATCCTCCCCATCATCACGACGCTCGCGGAGGACGCCCTCAGGGCCGTCCCGCAGGAGCTCCGCGCGGGCGCCCTCGCGCTCGGGGCGACGAAGTGGGAGGTCACCAAGCAGGTCGTCGTCCCCGCCGCCCTCTCGGGCATCGTCGCGGGGATCCTTCTCGGCTTCAGCCGCGCGATCGGAGAGACGATGGCCGTCACGCTCGCGGCGGGCGCGCGTCCCCGCATGGGCCTCGACCTCTTCGAGCCCATCCAGACGATGACCGCGTTCATCGCCCAGCGCGCGCAGGGCGACCTCGTGCAGGCGGGGCCGCCGTTCTATACCCTGTTCGCGGTCGGGCTCCTGCTGTTCGTGATGACCTTCACGGTGAACCTCGTCGCCGCCCGCGTCCTGAAGCGTTTCAGGGAGGTCTACTGA
- a CDS encoding phosphate uptake regulator PhoU, with protein sequence MELRKVQLTGGSSITVTLPKAWVEKVELRAGDVVGCDVLPDGSLAILPHAKGERKVQRYVVDFGEGEGEYLFRKIIAAYLMGYDAIVVTSKRPLPPVARHAVREAVRRIIGIEIVEEEANTITLQDFLDPREFHLDKALRRMSLLTQAMQDEAFAALTKPDPGVLKSVEDRDDEVDRLYWLVNKQYHAMLRDATYAAKMELTPSQALNFLLVARLVERTADHADRIAEQALLVPRSKAVDQFLAKLDREGRRAADLFRASLVTFTKRDAKRANAIIEEVNVVLKGRERLLEEAASFGGASVSHLAIIVESIGRTAAYAADIGEVAMNHKVSSPA encoded by the coding sequence ATGGAGCTTCGCAAGGTGCAGCTCACGGGCGGGTCGAGCATCACGGTCACGCTCCCCAAGGCCTGGGTCGAGAAGGTTGAGCTGCGGGCGGGCGACGTCGTCGGCTGCGACGTGCTCCCCGACGGCAGCCTTGCCATCCTTCCCCACGCGAAGGGCGAGCGGAAGGTCCAGCGCTATGTCGTCGACTTCGGCGAGGGCGAGGGCGAATACCTCTTCCGCAAGATCATCGCGGCCTATCTCATGGGATACGACGCGATCGTGGTCACGTCGAAGCGCCCGCTTCCCCCCGTGGCGCGGCACGCCGTGCGCGAAGCCGTCCGCCGCATCATCGGGATCGAGATCGTGGAAGAGGAGGCGAACACGATCACGCTCCAGGATTTCCTCGACCCGCGCGAATTCCACCTCGACAAGGCGCTCCGCCGCATGTCGCTCCTCACGCAGGCGATGCAGGACGAGGCGTTCGCGGCGCTGACAAAGCCCGATCCCGGCGTGCTGAAGAGCGTCGAGGACCGCGACGACGAGGTCGATCGGCTGTATTGGCTCGTCAACAAGCAATACCACGCGATGCTGCGCGACGCGACCTATGCCGCCAAGATGGAGCTCACGCCGTCGCAGGCCCTGAACTTCCTCCTTGTCGCCCGTCTCGTGGAGCGCACCGCCGACCACGCGGACCGCATCGCCGAGCAGGCCCTCCTCGTGCCCCGCTCGAAGGCCGTCGACCAGTTCCTCGCGAAGCTCGACAGGGAGGGCCGCCGCGCGGCGGACCTCTTCCGCGCGAGCCTCGTCACGTTCACGAAGCGCGATGCGAAACGCGCGAACGCGATCATCGAGGAGGTCAACGTCGTCCTCAAGGGCCGCGAGCGTCTCCTCGAGGAAGCCGCCTCATTCGGCGGCGCGAGCGTCTCCCACCTCGCGATCATCGTGGAATCGATCGGCCGCACGGCCGCCTATGCGGCCGACATCGGCGAGGTCGCGATGAACCACAAGGTGTCCTCGCCCGCCTGA
- the pstA gene encoding phosphate ABC transporter permease PstA has translation MELKALPSHRRLEERIVRGLLLAASSFSVLILAWLLVRTGQVAEPWVDWQFLTSYPSILSAERSGIMPAVAGSAWLAVLTMALALPTGVLAGVYLNEYAKNTRLTRFLRLTIANLAGVPSVVFGILGLAIFVRGFTLGGVTFFGYGYVLLAGALTLAAMVLPIVIVATEEALKAVPTSMREAAYGLGATKWQVTRDHVLPYASPGILTGSILALARAVGESAPLILVGGASVIYFLPDGPTSLYTALPLQTFVWAEDARADFQSLAAAGTVVLLAFILLANLTAIVLRNRFQKKYRW, from the coding sequence ATGGAGCTCAAGGCCCTTCCCTCGCACCGACGCCTGGAGGAGCGCATCGTCCGCGGCCTCCTTCTTGCCGCGTCGAGCTTCTCGGTCCTCATCCTCGCGTGGCTCCTCGTCCGCACGGGCCAGGTCGCTGAGCCCTGGGTCGACTGGCAGTTCCTCACGAGCTATCCGAGCATCCTGAGCGCGGAGCGCTCCGGCATCATGCCCGCGGTCGCGGGTTCGGCCTGGCTCGCGGTCCTCACGATGGCGCTCGCCCTCCCCACGGGCGTTCTTGCGGGCGTCTACCTCAACGAATACGCGAAGAACACGCGGCTCACGCGATTCCTCCGGCTCACGATCGCGAACCTCGCGGGCGTGCCGAGCGTCGTCTTCGGTATTCTCGGCCTCGCCATCTTCGTGCGCGGCTTCACCCTCGGCGGCGTCACGTTCTTCGGCTACGGATACGTCCTTCTCGCGGGCGCCCTCACCCTCGCGGCCATGGTCCTCCCCATCGTCATCGTCGCGACCGAGGAGGCGCTCAAGGCGGTCCCGACGAGCATGCGCGAAGCGGCCTACGGCCTCGGCGCGACCAAATGGCAGGTGACGCGCGACCACGTTCTCCCGTATGCTTCCCCGGGCATCCTCACGGGCAGCATCCTCGCGCTCGCGCGCGCGGTCGGCGAATCGGCGCCCCTCATCCTGGTGGGCGGAGCGAGCGTCATCTACTTCCTGCCCGACGGACCCACCTCGCTCTACACGGCCCTTCCGCTGCAGACGTTCGTCTGGGCCGAGGACGCGCGCGCCGACTTCCAGTCGCTCGCGGCCGCCGGCACCGTGGTCCTTCTCGCGTTCATCCTGCTCGCGAACCTGACGGCGATCGTGCTCCGCAACCGGTTCCAGAAGAAGTACCGATGGTGA